From the genome of Verrucomicrobiia bacterium:
GGATTGGACCGGCTTATCATGCCGATGCCCGAAGGCCGCGATCACATGGCTCCCGTTACCGCAAATACAACACACTCATAACCAACAACGATTTTTCGAATCCCCCCCCCAATATGATCAACCTGAAACAACTTGAAGTCTGGTTCATTACCGGCAGCCAGCACCTTTACGGGCCCGAAACCTTGAAGAAGGTCGCGGAACATTCGCAGGAAATCGCAAAGGGCCTCAGCAGCGCCGCGGCGATTCCTGTCAAAGTGGTTTTCAAACCTGTCCTCGTTTCGCCCGACGCGATCACGGAGCTCTGCCAGGCGGCAAACAACGCGCCGAAGTGCATTGGCCTGATCACGTGGTGCCATACGTTCTCGCCTTCAAAGATGTGGATCAACGGCCTCAAGCAATTGCGCAAGCCGCTCTGCCATCTGCACACGCAATACAATCGCGACATCCCATGGGCGACAATCGACATGGATTTCATGAACATGAACCAGGCCGCGCACGGCGATCGCGAGCACGGCTTCATCATGAGCCGCCTGCGGTTGAATCGGAAGGTCGTGGTCGGCTTCTGGCAGGATAAGAAGGTCCAGGGCAAGATCGGGGCGTGGGCCCGCGCAGCCGCCGCGTGGAACGATTGGCAAGGCGCGAAGTTCGTGCGGTTCGGCGACAACATGCGCGAAGTGGCAGTCACCGAAGGCGACAAGGTGGCCGCGCAACTGAAGTTCGGTTTTTCAGTCAACACACACGGCGTAGGCGACCTTGTCAAAATCGTCAACGAAACCTCCGACAGCGAGGTTGATCAACTCATCGGCGAATATGAATCGGTGTTCGATGCCGCCGCAGACCTGCGCAAAGGCGGCAAGCGGCACAAATCAATTCGGGAAGCCGCGAAGATTGAACTGGGCTTGCGCAGATTCCTGACAGAAGGCGGATTCAAGGGTTTCACCACGACATTCGAAGATCTCCACGGCCTCGCGCAATTGCCCGGCCTCGCGCCGCAGCGCTTGATGAACGACGGCTTCGGTTTTGCAGGCGAAGGTGATTGGAAAACCGCCGCGCTCGTGAGGGCAATGAAGGTCATGGCGTCAGGAATGCAGGGCGGAACCTCGTTCATGGAGGACTACACATATCATCTGGATCCCGTGAACCAGCTGGTTCTCGGCGCGCACATGCTGGAGATTTGTCCCTCGATCGCAGATGGCAAGGCGTCGTTGCAGGTGCATCCGCTGGGCATCGGCGGCAAGGCGGATCCCGCGCGGCTCGTGTTCAACACACCCGCAGGCCCGGCGTTGAATGCGGCGTTGATGGATTTCGGA
Proteins encoded in this window:
- the araA gene encoding L-arabinose isomerase translates to MINLKQLEVWFITGSQHLYGPETLKKVAEHSQEIAKGLSSAAAIPVKVVFKPVLVSPDAITELCQAANNAPKCIGLITWCHTFSPSKMWINGLKQLRKPLCHLHTQYNRDIPWATIDMDFMNMNQAAHGDREHGFIMSRLRLNRKVVVGFWQDKKVQGKIGAWARAAAAWNDWQGAKFVRFGDNMREVAVTEGDKVAAQLKFGFSVNTHGVGDLVKIVNETSDSEVDQLIGEYESVFDAAADLRKGGKRHKSIREAAKIELGLRRFLTEGGFKGFTTTFEDLHGLAQLPGLAPQRLMNDGFGFAGEGDWKTAALVRAMKVMASGMQGGTSFMEDYTYHLDPVNQLVLGAHMLEICPSIADGKASLQVHPLGIGGKADPARLVFNTPAGPALNAALMDFGNRFRLLVNEVEVVKPEQPMPKLPVAQAVWKCKPNFEDACACWIHAGGAHHTGFSQALTREHLEDFAEMAGLEFLLIGEKTTVSDFKKELHWNEVFYALNRGWTV